CTCATACTAAAGGATTTACTTTTTTATACTTTTTATACACTGATCTTCCGGCAAAAAACAGTATCACTGGAATTATGATCCAAAGAAAATTCCATAAACTAATCGCTTGCCGATTTGTTTCTTTTTTAGCTTCTTTTTTCTTAGCCTCGGCTTTTATTTTAGCAGCTAATTCAGTCTTTTGTTCGGCTGTCTTTTCCTGTTTTGTTTTTAGGAATTCTTCGGAATGTTGGGAATTCTGAGAATTATTACTGCTCTTATCATTTGTTTTTTTACTGACAATTTTTGCATTGTCCAGGATATGTTTTTTCCCATTTGGATCAATGTAGGATGCTGGCTTTGAAATATCTATTGGTTCTATGCTTGTTTCTTCAATTTGAATATCCTTTTGATCAGTAAGATTTGTAAAAGACCATTTCTTTAAATTAAAGTCCTGATTTAGGATTTCGTGGGAATTCCCGGAATTCCTGAAAATTCCTGAAAAATCCGTTTTTACTTTTTCTTCATTTTTACTAACGTTAGACTTTCTTGCACCACAAGAACTTACCACAGATAAAATTGATAATATTGCTAAACTAAATACTATTGTATTTCTCATTTTTAAATAATTATATAGTTGTTCTTGTCCCTTTTTTTATTCTGAAGAATTCGCCAATTGCTAAATCCAATTTTGTCGAAATGTGGCATGTCCTTAAACGTCGTCCAATTACCTCCCCAATTCCAACCATATTTAGCAAACACTTTAACACATTCATCCCAATCAGATATTTTGTCGTTGTCCCAATCAGCATGAGTGTCCCAACTAGCCGTTTTGCCATCGATAATCAAAACGATATCCACAGCAAACCCGTAATTGTGAATTGACTGGCCACCTCGGGCATTAGTAACTTTTGGACGTTTTTTATATAAGGCATCCTGCTCTTCAAAAGTTCTTAAACCTTCTGATATTCTGACCTGTGAACGTCCAGTTAAAGCCTCATTACATTCATTTATAATAGCGGTCATTTCTTGGCGCACACTAGGATGCAATTTTGAAATTCTTAATCCGGTTGCTTGATCCATTTTATAGTTATTTAGTTATTATATTACCCGAATCTGAAAAGAGATTCTTTATTTGAAAAGTTATTAATCGCCGAATTGGTCTGATAAAGTATTTCACAAAATCATTATTATTACCGATAACTTCCATGTTTTCTAAAATGGAAACAACTTCAATATAAATCATTATACAAATCATCGAATCACCAAATAAATTGGAATATTGATCCCCAAATTTGCTATCGCTAACGCTTTTAATATTCAGCAGAACCATTCCAATAATAATCGAACCACCATATTGTATGAATTTTGTAAATGTTTTACGAAATCCTTCCGAGGTTCTCGTAGTTTTAGTCAATGTTGCTTTTGTCACACCAAAGACAAAATCCAAAACAAAAAGTATAAATAATCCTATCAACAAACTTCCATCTGGGGTATATTTTAAAATCATTAGTTTAATTTATTATAGCATCAATGCAATGCTTTTCAGTTAGAATATAGACTAGTACTTTCCCGATTTTGGATAGTTTGTTTTGTTTAATGTTTTTCCCCAGAACACCCGATATCGTTTCATTGATGTTTCCGAACTGATAACCATCTGGCAGGATTAAAGTTTTATTCCAAAGCGTTCGGAATTCTCTGTTCGCTAGTTTATCAATAGTGATTGCGGAATCACGGAAATAGCCTGGCGAAGCCACTAGCGCAAAATTTATTAATGATAATGGCAGATACAAGGCATATGCAATTAAATAGAGTAAAAAATTTATCATAATTCTAAGTAGTTAATTCCCAATCTTCGGGTTCGCAACCCCAAATTGTTTTCCCGTCAGGATATAAATTTGTTTGAGTATCAATAAGCAAAGCTATCTGAAGCTTTTTATACTCCCTTTCTTCTCTTGTTAGTCCCACAAGGTCTGCAGCATAATTGTCTTCAATATATAATTCGGTCGCATCAATCTGCTCATTTGTCCAATGGACATACTTCGAAAATATCGCATTTTCGGTATTGTCTAAATTCCAGTCTATTACAAGAAATTTTCTTCCTGTTTCCGTTCTGTCATCAGGACGTACTTCAACTTTAATTTTACTTAAGGATCCATTTCTGTTTTGGATAATCTGGCGTTTTGTTTGTATCATTTAGTGTGGTATTTAATGATTATTGTTATTAGTAAACTATTTTTCGATCTCCCGTTGCAGTCTTATATTCACAGCCAACAGGCAAGCCACCGGTTAATGCAGCTGCATTGTCCGGATAAGTAGGCATGTTGTTCCAAATCATAAATCCGTTTTCATCGATATAAGCCCTCACGGTTTCAGTTTGCATATTTGATCCTGAGGCTGTTTTTGCTCCCGTAATAAATCTTAACCTACTTTTTGCGTTACCTTTTCCAGTGCCGGCAACTAAATCTAAATTTCCACCGTCCAAATTCGAGGCACCAGTTGCGTTATTTTGTTGGTAATACATATCCCCATTAGTGGTTGTATACACATTTCCATTAGGTGCAACCGCAAGACTTTGATAATTTCTAACAGTTTGCCCCATTGCAACAAAGTTTCCCATTCCGTTACTCTGTTTATATATATCAGCCCCGGCACCAGTCGTACATGCGTAAATGTCACCGGATGGGCTTGCAGCCATTGCTTTCCATATCCTTGATGTTTGACCTAACGCAACAAAATTTCCTGTACCACCGGTCTGTTTATATATATCACCATTAATAACACATGCATAGATATCACCATTTGGAGCTGCACAAATCCCTCTCCAATTTCTTGATGTTTGACCTAAGGCCACATAAGTTCCAGTTCCGCCTGTTTGTTTATAAATATCCGCACTACCTGAACAAGCATATACATCACCATTTGGAGCGACAGTTATGGCTTCCCATCCAACGGTAACACCAGTAGATACAACAGTAAAAGTTGAAGCGGCTAACGTCTTTTTAAAAATGTTAATTCCCTGTTGAATAACATATATGTCTCGATTTGGTGCGGTAGCCATAGAATTCCATCCGTATAAACCTAATTGACCGATGGCAGTAAAAATACCACCACCACCGACTTGTTTATAGATATCACCACCACTTACACCAGCATAGACATCACCATTCAAATCAACAGTAATCGACGACCAGTTTCTCGATGCTTGGTTCAGCGGGATAAAATTGACATTAGCAATGTAGTTTATTGTTCTACCGGCTGAAATCCGCAAATTTCGACCAACTGTTGTGTTATCAGAATCTTCAATACCTATCTCTCGATCAGCTTGATAACCTAAAGTGATATCTTTTAATGGAGTATTCATAGTCCCTATACCCAAAAAAGTTCCGTTATCAAATAGTCTACTAACGGTCAAAGTAGTTGCATTTAAAGACTTCGTGACATAGTTTGCAATTCCTGTAAATACAGTCTGTTTTGTAGCTATGCTTGTGTTTATTGCAGTTAAATCAGTATCATCCAATAAAGTACCGTTACGATTCTGAAAAGTGTAAGTTCTTGATGCAGTATTTGCATTGGTAAAAAAAGATGTGAATGTATTGGCAACGTTTCGCAATCCAAATTTACCCGTCAAAAAT
This genomic window from Flavobacterium sp. 9 contains:
- a CDS encoding M15 family metallopeptidase, translating into MDQATGLRISKLHPSVRQEMTAIINECNEALTGRSQVRISEGLRTFEEQDALYKKRPKVTNARGGQSIHNYGFAVDIVLIIDGKTASWDTHADWDNDKISDWDECVKVFAKYGWNWGGNWTTFKDMPHFDKIGFSNWRILQNKKRDKNNYIII
- a CDS encoding phage holin family protein, whose protein sequence is MILKYTPDGSLLIGLFILFVLDFVFGVTKATLTKTTRTSEGFRKTFTKFIQYGGSIIIGMVLLNIKSVSDSKFGDQYSNLFGDSMICIMIYIEVVSILENMEVIGNNNDFVKYFIRPIRRLITFQIKNLFSDSGNIITK